A stretch of Malus sylvestris chromosome 11, drMalSylv7.2, whole genome shotgun sequence DNA encodes these proteins:
- the LOC126588655 gene encoding tyrosine-sulfated glycopeptide receptor 1-like, producing the protein MPEASCVIPYGVLFLFFVLSTFISTNHACKEADHNSLLSSFDISSSGLNWSSSDCCHWEGIACDADGRVTHVSLPSKWLQGSISRSLGSLTHLSHLNLSHNLLSGPLEAGLFLSFSRLEILDLIDNLLSGELPLFLSSSYIQIVDLSNNQFNASIPSSFLQHAWNLSSLNVSNNHFIGQIPSSICLRSSSLRVLDFSHNNFSGPIPPGLGNCSELEVFRAHDNTLSGSLPTDIYNAQALQEISLSINGLVGPISENVGKLSKLKLMRLQYNNLQGHLPPSLMNCTNLVEINLGFNRFSGNISALDFSKLTHLTKLDCISNNLTGTWPISLYSCKSLKALRLSMNDFKGQIQPEILQLKNLTFLALSHNRLTNVTGAMKILISFKSLKVLILSHNFKGEEMPDGDITVNSGLQNLCVFSLYSCHMTGQIPTWISKLGKLEALDLSFNRLTGTIPGWLRTLPHLFFLLLNDNLISGEFPKELCRLQALVSQKAANETGHCSLELPVYFQRDNNATVLSSQYKYLPNMPRVISLRNNSLSGNIPFEIGQLKFLQQLDLSINNFSGNIPDQIANLTKLERLELNSNRISGEIPSSLSNLHFLSTFTVAYNNLQGQVPLGTQLQGFDATAYEGNPGLCGSPLPNKCQGMNTSDNATKNIEDEHDNGNEIPWLYISVALGFIVGFWGVCGPLALSTSWRYAYFQFISDVKDRFVC; encoded by the coding sequence ATGCCGGAAGCTAGTTGCGTAATACCGTATGGAGTCCTATTCCTGTTTTTTGTGTTGTCTACTTTCATTTCTACAAACCATGCTTGCAAGGAGGCAGATCACAACTCTCTTTTGTCATCTTTTGATATATCTTCTTCTGGTTTAAATTGGTCTTCCAGTGATTGTTGTCACTGGGAAGGCATCGCTTGTGATGCCGATGGTAGGGTAACACATGTTTCGTTGCCCTCTAAGTGGCTCCAAGGAAGCATTTCTCGCTCCCTTGGAAGCCTCACGCATCTTTCACACCTCAATCTCTCCCACAATCTGCTTTCCGGCCCTTTGGAAGCTGGACTCTTCTTGTCCTTCAGTCGCCTCGAAATCCTTGATTTGATCGATAACCTTCTCTCCGGAGAATTACCTTTGTTTCTGTCATCTAGTTACATTCAAATAGTGGATTTGTCGAACAATCAATTCAATgcttcaattccttcttcattcCTCCAGCATGCCTGGAATTTGAGCAGTTTGAATGTGAGCAATAATCATTTTATAGGCCAAATACCTTCCTCTATCTGTCTTCGTTCCTCCTCGCTTAGAGTCTTGGATTTCTCCCACAATAATTTCAGTGGCCCAATTCCTCCCGGACTAGGAAATTGTTCCGAGTTGGAGGTCTTTCGTGCTCACGACAATACTCTCTCAGGGTCCCTTCCTACTGATATCTACAATGCTCAGGCACTTCAAGAAATTTCATTATCCATCAATGGGCTTGTCGGACCCATCAGTGAGAATGTTGGGAAGCTCTCCAAATTAAAGCTCATGCGCCTTCAATACAACAATCTCCAAGGTCATCTGCCCCCATCTTTGATGAATTGCACAAACCTTGTTGAAATAAATCTGGGATTCAACCGTTTTAGTGGGAATATCTCTGCACTCGATTTCTCTAAACTTACTCACCTTACTAAACTAGATTGTATAAGTAATAATCTCACTGGTACCTGGCCAATAAGCCTCTACTCATGCAAGTCCCTCAAAGCACTTCGATTGTCTATGAATGATTTCAAGGGCCAAATCCAACCTGAGATTCTTCAATTGAAAAACTTGACCTTCCTCGCACTTTCTCATAACAGACTCACCAATGTCACGGGGGCAATGAAGATATTGATAAGTTTCAAAAGTCTCAAGGTGCTCATTCTTTCACATAATTTTAAAGGTGAAGAAATGCCAGATGGGGATATAACTGTCAATTCCGGGTTACAAAATCTATGTGTTTTCAGTTTATATAGTTGTCATATGACAGGGCAGATACCTACATGGATTTCAAAGCTCGGGAAACTGGAAGCCCTGGATTTGTCTTTTAACAGACTCACTGGCACAATACCTGGTTGGTTGCGGACTCTTCCgcatcttttctttttgttgttgaatGACAACTTGATTTCGGGCGAATTTCCAAAGGAGCTTTGCAGACTACAAGCATTAGTATCGCAAAAGGCTGCGAATGAAACAGGCCATTGTTCTCTTGAGTTGCCCGTCTACTTTCAACGCGATAATAATGCAACTGTGCTGTCTTCACAGTACAAGTATCTGCCCAACATGCCAAGAGTAATCTCCCTCAGGAACAACAGTTTAAGCGGCAACATACCTTTTGAGATTGGCCAAttgaaatttcttcaacaaCTGGATCTAAGCATCAACAACTTCTCCGGCAACATTCCAGACCAAATAGCCAACCTCACAAAGTTGGAGAGATTAGAACTCAACAGCAACCGTATATCAGGCGAAATCCCATCATCACTATCAAATCTCCATTTCTTGTCTACATTTACTGTTGCATACAATAACCTCCAAGGACAAGTACCGTTAGGCACACAGCTCCAAGGCTTTGATGCCACTGCCTATGAGGGTAACCCGGGACTTTGCGGTTCCCCGCTTCCAAACAAATGCCAAGGGATGAATACAAGTGATAATGCAACTAAGAACATAGAAGATGAACATGACAATGGAAATGAAATTCCATGGCTTTATATTTCAGTGGCTCTTGGTTTCATTGTAGGATTTTGGGGAGTTTGTGGCCCTCTAGCTTTGAGCACATCATGGCGATACGCATATTTCCAATTTATCTCCGATGTTAAAGATCGCTTTGTGTGTTGA
- the LOC126588993 gene encoding uncharacterized mitochondrial protein AtMg00810-like: protein MVSRGYVEIGFVQSRSNFPMFVYRDGPEIMILLLHIDDIVLTASYLSHISAFIRTLGVEFEVKDLGTLNCFLGIEVSHLSESFMSSPSDAHFEVVKHILRYLKDALGHGLLLQRSTDSSLLVAYSDANWAGCPNTRRSTTGYYVFLGPNLISWSAKKQHTISRSSDETEYRALAYVCVDTVWI, encoded by the exons ATGGTGTCTCGAGGTTATGTCGAAATAGGTTTTGTACAAAGTCGCTCTAATTTCCCCATGTTTGTGTACCGTGATGGTCCTGAAATAATGATTCTGCTGCTACATATTGACGACATTGTGCTCACGGCTAGTTATTTGTCCCATATTTCCGCTTTTATTCGCACTCTTGGTGTGGAATTTGAGGTTAAAGACTTGGGCACCCTGAATTGTTTCCTTGGTATTGAAGTGTCTCATTTGTCTGAATCA TTCATGAGTTCTCCTAGTGATGCACATTTTGAGGTTGTCAAACATATTCTTCGTTACCTGAAAGATGCACTTGGTCATGGTTTATTACTTCAACGTTCTACGGATTCATCTCTCCTCGTTGCTTACTCGGACGCCAATTGGGCAGGGTGTCCAAACACTCGTCGATCCACTACCGGCTACTATGTTTTCTTGGGTCCTAACCTCATTTCTTGGAGTGCTAAGAAACAACATACAATCTCCCGCTCTAGTGATGAGACCGAATATCGTGCCCTTGCATATGTTTGTGTTGACACTGTTTGGATCTAA
- the LOC126588994 gene encoding receptor-like protein 2, which produces MNCTNLIELNLGFNCLGGNISELKFSKLDQLIKLDLLNNYFSGVMPKSLYSCKSLKAVCLSGNDLEEQIQPEIVLLKYLSFLSIGRNKLTIVTGTIHILMYLESLRVVALPNSFLGEELPDDDAMIGSGFQNIHLLGLSNCQLRGHISVWMSKLKKLEVLDLSANKLTGSIPHWLGSLLSLFFICLENNSLSGGLPNELFSLQALVSEKPYAQTDSGDVELPIYRKNTKKSVVALQYNYLSNFPPTIYIRNNSLSGNVPIKIGRLQNLHLLDLSINNIDGSIPDEVSKLTNLESLNLSSNHLSGSIPASLSSLHFLGSFSVAYSNLQGQVLLGTQLQGFDATTYEGNPGLYGSPFPTNANR; this is translated from the coding sequence ATGAATTGCACAAACCTTATTGAACTTAATCTTGGATTCAACTGTTTGGGTGGAAATATCTCGGAGCTAAAATTTTCCAAACTTGATCAACTTATCAAACTTGATCTCCTGAATAATTACTTCTCCGGCGTCATGCCAAAAAGCCTTTACTCATGCAAGTCTCTAAAAGCAGTTTGCCTGAGCGGTAATGATCTAGAGGAACAAATACAACCCGAGATTGTTTTGTTGAAATACCTTTCCTTCCTCTCGATTGGTAGGAACAAACTCACCATTGTCACCGGCACTATACATATATTGATGTATTTGGAAAGTCTCAGGGTGGTCGCACTTCCAAatagctttctaggtgaagaacTGCCGGATGATGATGCAATGATTGGTTCTGGGTTTCAAAATATCCACCTTCTTGGCTTATCGAACTGCCAACTTAGAGGTCATATTTCGGTGTGGATGTCAAAGCTCAAGAAACTCGAAGTCCTTGATTTGTCTGCTAACAAACTCACAGGATCAATACCTCATTGGTTGGGAAGTCTTCTTAGTCTTTTCTTCATATGCTTGGAAAACAACTCGCTTTCGGGGGGACTTCCAAATGAGCTTTTCTCACTACAAGCTCTTGTATCCGAGAAGCCTTATGCTCAAACAGATAGTGGTGATGTCGAACTACCTATCTATAGGAAGAACACGAAAAAATCTGTCGTAGCTCTGCAGTACAACTACCTGTCTAACTTTCCACCAACTATTTACATCAGAAATAACAGTCTAAGTGGCAACGTTCCCATTAAGATAGGGCGGTTGCAAAACCTTCATCTGCTGGATCTCAGCATCAACAACATCGATGGCAGCATTCCAGACGAGGTATCTAAGCTCACAAACTTGGAGAGTTTAAACCTCTCAAGTAACCATCTGTCGGGCAGCATCCCAGCTTCATTATCAAGTCTTCATTTCTTGGGTTCATTTAGTGTTGCATACAGTAACCTCCAAGGACAAGTATTGTTAGGTACACAGCTCCAAGGATTTGATGCCACTACCTATGAAGGCAACCCGGGACTTTACGGTTCCCCGTTTCCAACAAATGCCAACAGATGA